TCAGTCCGTGCGGTACAACGCTTCTCGGGCTTCGCTAATTTGTTTCGGCGCTTTGTGCACAATTTTAGCTCCTTAGCCAGCCCGCTGTCTGCCCTGACCAGGAAGTCTCAAGGCAGGTTCACATGGTCCGTCCAGGCACAAGAGGCCTTCGAGGCCTTGAAAGAGAGATTGATCTCAGCCCCAGTGCTGCGCATGCCGGACCCAGAGGTCCAATTCATAGTGGAGGTTGACGCTTCAGACTTAGGAGTAGGGGCTGTCCTCTCCCAAAGGTCTGGTCCTAAGAAAGAATTGCACCCCTGTGCATATTTCTCTCACAGACTGACGGCACCAGAGAGGAACTATGATGTAGGGGATCACGAGCTCTTAGCTGTCAAGCTGGCTTTGGAGGAGTGGAGGCATTGGCTGGAGGGGGCCAAGCACCCGTTCCTCATTCAGACAGACCACAAGAACCTGACCTACATCCAACAGACCAAGAGCCTGAACCCACGGCAGGCCAGGTGGTCCCTATTCTTTACCCGGTTTGATTTTACCCTCTCATTCAAACCCGGCTCGAAGAACACCAAACCGGATGCTCTCTCCCACCAGTGGGATGCCCCAGCAGAGAACCCAAAACCCCAACCCATAATTCCACCGTCTCGGATTGTGGCACCTCTACGTTGGGGTTTGGAGGAGGTGGTTCGCCAGGCACTCCGACAGGAGCCTGATCCGGGGGGCGGCCCACCTGATAGACTCTACGTCGCGACCCCGGTCCGACCACAGGTTCTTGCCTGGGGCCACGCCTCACCTTTCGCTGGGCACCCAGGCATTGTGAGAACCTTAGAGTTTTTGCGCCACAGATTCTGGTGGCCCTCCATGGATCGAGACGTTCAGGCCTTCGTGGCTGCCTGCCAGACATGTGCTCGAAGCAAGGAACCCCAGACTCGTCCACAGGGCCTGCTTCGCCCCCTACCCATTCCAGCTCGCCCCTGGTCACACCTCTCCTTAGACTTCATCACTGGCCTGCCATGTTCCCAGGGAATGAGTGTAATACTAGTGGTGGTGGATCGGTTCTCTAAGGCAGGCAAATTTATCCCTCTGCCTAAACTTCCTTCAGCTAAGGAGACGGCAGAACTCCTCCTTCAGCATGTCGTTCGAACACACGGCTTCCCTTTAGACTTGGTATTGGATCGGGGTCCCCAGTTTGCTAGCCGTTTTTGGAAGGCCTTTTGCCGCCTCATCGGTGCTTCCGCCAGTCTTTCATCAGGTTTCCACCCTGAGTGGACCCAGGACTTGGTTCGCTCTCTCCGGTGTCTGGCTACCTCCAATCCGGCAACATGGGTCAGACACCTGATCTGGGTCGAGTATGCCCACAACACCCTTTGGCACTCTGCTCTGGGCATGTCGCCTTTCGAGTGCCAGTTCAGGTACCCCCCCCATATTCGCTGAGCAGGAGAGGGACCTAGGGGTCCCAGCAGCGGAGCAAATGGTGGCCCACTGCCGCAGGGTCTGGCAGAGGGCAAAAATAGCCCTCCAGACAGCTGCTCAGAGGAGCGCCCGTGCAGCTAACCATAAGAGGCGTACGGCCCCCATCTTCCGCCCGGGTCAGAGAGTTTGGTTGGCGTCCAAAGACCTCCCCTTGTGAGTGGAGTCCAAGAAATTGGCACCTCGTTATATTGGGCCCTTTAAGGTTTTGCAGCGGATAAATCCAGTCGCATACCGCCTGCAACTCCCCCGCTCCTTGAGAATCAACCCCACATTCCACGTCTCAAGGCTGAAACCAGTCCTTTGCAGCCCCTTAGCACCTCCTAATGACCAGGCCCCACCCCCGCCGTGTCTCATCGATGGGGCTCCGGCTTTTACAGTGCGACGGATTCTGGACTCCAGACACCGTGGGAGGGGCGTCCAGTATTTGGTCGACTGGGAGGGCTATGGCCCAGAGGAACGGTCGTGGGTCCCGGCCCGGCACATCCTGGACCCGGAGTTGATTAGGGCCTTTCGAAGGGACCAGGCGGCAAACTTGGGAACGTCAGGGGCCGTTCCTAGACGGGGGGGTACTGTAACATCGCCAGTGCCTTCTCAGGCAAACCCGTGGCCACCAGCACGCTCTCTTATAGCCGCCAGCTCACGTGCCCGCAATTAGCACGTGGCACCTGCATGCGTTGCTACTTAAACCACAGAATTCCTTCACTCCGCGTGCGGACATAGTCTGTGCTAGAATTAGGCTGGTATGCTGTATCGAAGCGCATAGTGCGGCGAGAGGTAATATCTAGAGGTCTAGGATTACTAAAGGCATCCCTTATTCTCTTCTCAGTATTTGTATCAGAGCGCTAGGTGCTCTGAGAGGTAATATTTCGAAAAGCAATTTAACAAAGTTTTCACTAGCTCAGAATACGGTAACTCGTATCGGAGCGCTCAGCGCCCCGAGAGGTAATCTCGAAAGTGGGCGGCGCACGAGAGGCTCAGCAGCGTAGCGGTGCAGCTTCCTGATCCTCTCTTGCGCATTTCCCCAAGAGACTCTTCTGGCTTAGCTTAGTGAAGCGGTAGCGCTTTTGGCACATGTCTGGAGATCGCAACCTCCTCGGTTCAAACCTCGCTCTGGACGTGCCTTCCAAGCACTCCACTCTACTTTTCATCTGCACTCTATTAAAACCCTCATTATCCCATTATATTATTCTCCCATCCTTCATAACTGATACACCCAACAATTCTACTATACATTGCTTCAGTCGCACACTTTCCCTATCTGCCCCAGGCACCAGTCCGCTCTCCCCTCAGCATCCTCGTAGAGGACAGGGCTGACCCGGTATTTCCCCCTTCCTAACATACCGAAGATCCCCCCATAACAATATGATGTTTTTCCCTATTTATTGATCTGTTAAAGGACTGGCTGCCAGATAGATGATGTGGTCTGCATTGTTTGGTAGGTGAAACCTATTGTCTTGGTGCCTGCCATGAAGGTATGTGCTGTAGTTTAAATGTCTGTTCCTATTTTAGGTAATTAATCAGCCTGTGAGCATGCCTTTCCTCTTGCCCTTGGCTTTGCATTACTTACAACCTGGTTTGCAGCTTCAGCACTGCTGTTATGCCTCTGTTTTGCTTCAGCTCTACTGGTTCGGTGCTACTGCTTCAGGGCTAATGCTTTGATGCTAATGGTTCGGTGCTAATGCTTCAGTGCTAATGCTTGTTTTTGCTGATGCTTTCACTTTACTTGCCTCGCTTTTATGTTTAAGTGTTTTGTTACTCTATTTCAGgtattttgtgttcattttttcccctttcattctgtttattttaatttatttttgtaccaaTTATGCTGTATTGAATATGATGATCTGACATAAAACTTCATTGAAAAAGCATGAGGTGAGACAGCCAGTACCTCTGCATTGCTGAAGAGGGCATTGTGAGCCCACAGGCTTATGCTTGTTCTACTGTTGCTCTTTTTCTCCACAAACATGGCAAGTACTGATACTGAGACAGTTAACACTATACAAGCTGGCATTTAAGTTGTGAAAAATGTAGGCAGCTCATCACCCTTTATGAAAATAAGCAAAACATTACTGTATAATGATTGACACAAGCAATGGGTGATATTTTGATTTCAAACAAATGGgaattgtactgtattattaaACACATCTTATAATTTTTATAACTAAATAGAGTATTGTATGAAAGGTATGGgagcagcacagtggcttagtggttagcactgtcctgggttcgaacaggcacgggcctttctgtgtgtagtttgcatgttctccctgtgcctgcatgggtttactccgggaactttggtttcctcccacagtccaaaaacatttacattaggttgactggtaattctaaattgcccataggagtgagtgtgagtgtgtgtggttgtctgtctatatgtgtggccctgcaatggactggcaacctgtccagagtgtaccactgcctttcgcccaatgtgcactgggataggctccagtagacccccgtgaccctggttaggaataaagcgggtatagacagtggatggatggatggatgaaaggtaTGCAGAtagaggtgttcctaataaattaaTCTTTAAAGTTGACACCACAAATCCCCTTATGTCAGTGGCATTATCAGTATAGGACTATTGTTTGTTAGATTGACTACTGTACATTACCTCTTAATGTCAATGAGTGCATGTCTGATGCCCTCTGATGCCCTAGTGTGCCAGGTTTTCAAGTTTTAGGTTTCAAGATTATTGTCATGTCCAGAGAGAGTGCTTGAAACATCCATATACTGTAACGTCGCGAGTGCCTGCTTAGGCAAATCCGCGGTTACTGGCGTGCCTCTTTATAGTGCTCAGCCCAGCACAGGCAATTAGGGCTGATGCACGGCACCTGTGCACGCTGTTATATAAGCCTCAggttttcactcactcacttttggTATAGCTGTACCTACCCAGATATGGTGCAAATAGTGGGAGATATTGCAGATATTCAATACTATAAATTGTCAAATGATATGGAAGGTAATATATGTGTATTCCTGTCTGAGTGATAATCTTTAGAAGCATTCCAATATGTATAATAATTGTGAATAATCACTCATTCTTGCTAGGTTTTTCATTTCAGATTGCTAATTTTGATTGCTGATTATTCTAGTTGAAAATAAACCCCTCCAGCTGGGGCAGAACTACTCCTGTCTGATTAATAGCCAACTCATGAGACTTCTGAATAAACCCAAATGTTTTCATTGCAAATTCAGTTAACCTTGCAGGAAGCTGAAGGTTCAAAGTTTAAACTTGAAATGTATTATAAACTGGTCAGTGCTGGAATGAAAGACGACATGTGAGGCTTCAGAGATTATGAGTTGCATTGTTTATTTGTCCTCATTTTGATTAATTCTGAAAATAGGGAAGTCTTTTaactaaatgttaaatataacacacacacacacacatacatatatatatatatataatcaacaAGAGATAAACTATATATTATTATCAAGAGATATTTTAGTAATGAAATACATTCTCTGCTTCTATATATAACAGAGCTTAAACCCAGGTAGTGTCTAgaggtctgtttttttcttgtgaAATATTTCTCCATTTGACTTCACTCTCCAGGTCACTGTGGTGTTCTCCATCATGCCATTTTCAGTGAGCTTCTGCTTGACCTACAGACAAGAACAGGATGTTTAAGATGGTTTTGCAatctatattaataatattttaaccCAATATACATGCTTTCATTCTGATGTGAGCATTAATAACTGATCTACTATTCAACAATTAAGAAGTAACATTTTCTCAATTCTCTGCATCTTGGGTATGATGCCAAACCCAAGCGATTAATTGTTCCGACCAGTTTGTCATGTGCAGGTCAACATTTCTTCAGTTCCCTGCACCCAACTTTAGTTCCCACCTGCAATGAATCCTCATTTTACTCTTTGACTTGCAGCAATCATCTTAACCTGTCATACACATATCACTGCCCACTTTATTACGAACAAcggtacacctgctcattctggaaaatatccaatcagccaatcaattAGTACCAGCATAAATGCACAAAATAACATACAGATTCAGCACAAGAGCTTAATATTGATTTAGTGTACTTGGTCCATTAAATTCCAttgacaggtcaccagtccatcgcagggccacatatagacagacaaccacacacactcacacttgtAACACGCCAGATTTTAGTAATTTTGTGTGACTCACCAGCTCTAAGATGGCAGACTGCACATCAGAATCAAATATGCTTAAGTCAGACTTAACTTGGAGTCTCAAGATTTGCCTTTCCCTCACTGGATGAGCTACAGacacagaaataaacatgtTAAGATAGAGTCCTAAGTGAAAAAATCACCTCTCTTTGCCACaagtcatttttaaatttttgtttcattttatacaatgttTTCCAAACTGGGCTGAAGTTTTTAATTCCCTTACTGTATTTATGAAATTAGATAATTAGCAAGTAGAGAGCAAATAGACTGTATCATTTCATTTGCACACTTCTTATTAAAAAGTGCATTCTGATTTTTAGAAACACATGAAAGAAACAACTCACTGATATGACAGATGAAATAGTTGAGCCCAGTACATAATGTGTCCTGATACATTCCTTTATCAAGCACAGCACAGTTTTCATTGCCATAGTAATTATCAGGCTGTCCAGAAAACCATAGAATGTTCGACGTGTTTTCTCCATCTGACCACTTCCATGTGTCTCTGAATGCACCAATCCAAGACATACCCTGATTGAATGCTATGCTCTGCATTGCGTTGTTATCTGTCATAGTTAGTGCAAAAGCCAAATCTGTGTGAAACTTTCTACAGTAAGCCAGAGCTCCATTCCAGTCCAATTTAGAAGTGACACCAACATATCTGGCAGCATAACTGTTAATAGCTGTGAAATAGCAATGAGTATGATTAGTATAGTAGAAATATCCTCTCAGAAATAAGGTTTCCACTTTTACTAGTTGTATGAAGTGATATATAATCAAGAAAAcatattttgtacttttgtgTAATATTTGCCCAGGAAGATGCATGTAATGCTCTTGCTTTCAGAGAACTTGTTTAAGGTCCAGTTATATACATtatgtgatttaaaaaacatttcctaTCAAAATATACATAATAAAGATACAAAACATTTTGCCTTGATATTATTAGCACAACAACATGAAAAAGTACAGTTACAAAACTTAATCCTTgaaattgtttaattattattagttttattatttttaatgtaacaacTTAGCCACCTGACAATTTATCCTATTTCTCTCCTATGTGCTAGGTACTCTTTCAACATAAATTTGCCTAAAATAAAAGTTATACAGACAAGCCCTCAATATGAGTCTTTTATTTATAGTCTGATAAACCAGAGAGCAAATATAAACCAAGCAAAAAATAAACTGGTAGAGTAACTCACCATTGTAGCATATGAATGGATACAGGTTTCCACAGGAGTAATCCCACCAGTATCCAAGTGGTCCAGTTACACCACATGCTTGATGCCCGCCAGTATTATCAGGCTGTGCACTGCCCCAAAGTACATAACCATGTTTCAGTGGGACATTATTAATGCTCCAGCGCCAGGTGTCAATATCATTGTACAAACCAACCCAGGCAATGTCTGTCAGACCTTCTCTTGCCACTTCTTCCCTTAGTCTTAACCAGTCAAGGGCACTTTCAACTGTCGCCATGTCAGCATATGTTTCCCTGCAGTAATTCTGAGCTACTGGCCATGTCACTTTAGTCTTGATCACATAATACTTGTGACCAACAGGTCGCAGAAGAGATAGTGTGGCTGGAACAATGCCTGtagaaaatcatttatttagtgATTCACATAGTTATCACATTTTCCAGCACAAACAACATCAGTGGCTGGTTTGAGTTCCAGTGGCTggccaaaaaaaatcatttgccCTATCACTGGAAGTTCAAATCCTAACAATGTCAACACAGTTTCTGACCCAGTGTCCATGATAGCTGTGCTCTCTGGGTGGTAGAGGGGGCTTGACAATAGGTCAGAGAATAAAAATGCCATCATGCTAACGCTAATGGATGAGGTTAATAcaacataaaatataacagttgaaattgatatttttttaatagatatGTTCATTCAAGAACTTGGTAAAgaagtatttaataataataatttgcctttatttgtcacacatacattacagcacagtgaaattcttttctttgcatatcccatccttggaggttggggtcagagcgttTCAAACAGCGTTTCATACAGCGTTTCAAACAGTTGCTTGCAGATATTGGAAGGCAGTGTGGTATGGGAGAAGTTGACAAGGTTGAAAAGTTATGCATTTACAAATGTGGGGTGGTGTGCAGAGGCAAGGTatttttaaggtttttatttttattttttaaggtaTTTTTTTGGATAATTAATTGTACAGAACTAACTTGAGGCTACATACACTGTCAGAAGTTGGAATCTAAATTTCAAGGGATTTACAGCAGCTCAGTTTTGCTGGCGTTAAGTttataaagaatataaagaagtatataaagaaataatgaaataaaatgaaacaatgaaaGGTCTACACACccttgtatgtatatatatatatatatatatatatatatatatatatatatatatatatatatatatatatatatatatatatatatatatatatatatatatattctcccCCCAAAAATCTGATTGTTTTTTACTTAAATTTTATATGTTGTAATTTCAAATTGGAAACAGTTCTGGCATGATTAATCTAAAACCTTTCATTGTACTATCAGATCTATATATTTTGGGATCCATCAAAACAAATCTTTACCTATCAGTTATTTTACTATTAGTTATAAAATTACTAGTAGCCTGAGCAAGCCGACATTtaagtgaaatttttttttaggtaaaaGGTTTATAAATACAAACTCACCAATGAAAGTTAGGAGAAAGAGATATGCCTTCATAATGGACTGGTAGCTAgagagtaagaaaaaaaaatcacatcttaTGTGATCAGTTTAAacctttgtttattttgtccATTTTACTGTATCTGCTTATAACATTTTACAAAAGGAACACCATTAAATGCCCTTCAGCAGAAAAATTTAGTTTCagttaataaatcatttttcagTTAGCAAAAATTCGTTTAAAATTCACTTGTTAGGATGACCGCCTTCAACTAGTTTAAACTATGATAAAATACTATCTATTGTGGACATGTCATTAGGAACATAGTTATTTCAGATTTTAGAAAATGATGGTATActtacatacctacatacagtatgtgctaTATCACACCATAATCAGAAAAGCTACACAAATTTTAAAGACCATCATTAAACATTGAAGCATACCTGTTTTTATTCAGAGTCCACTGTT
This genomic stretch from Hemibagrus wyckioides isolate EC202008001 linkage group LG08, SWU_Hwy_1.0, whole genome shotgun sequence harbors:
- the LOC131357513 gene encoding C-type mannose receptor 2-like isoform X1 codes for the protein MKAYLFLLTFIGIVPATLSLLRPVGHKYYVIKTKVTWPVAQNYCRETYADMATVESALDWLRLREEVAREGLTDIAWVGLYNDIDTWRWSINNVPLKHGYVLWGSAQPDNTGGHQACGVTGPLGYWWDYSCGNLYPFICYNAINSYAARYVGVTSKLDWNGALAYCRKFHTDLAFALTMTDNNAMQSIAFNQGMSWIGAFRDTWKWSDGENTSNILWFSGQPDNYYGNENCAVLDKGMYQDTLCTGLNYFICHITHPVRERQILRLQVKSDLSIFDSDVQSAILELVKQKLTENGMMENTTVTWRVKSNGEIFHKKKTDL
- the LOC131357513 gene encoding ladderlectin-like isoform X2, producing the protein MKAYLFLLTFIGIVPATLSLLRPVGHKYYVIKTKVTWPVAQNYCRETYADMATVESALDWLRLREEVAREGLTDIAWVGLYNDIDTWRWSINNVPLKHGYVLWGSAQPDNTGGHQACGVTGPLGYWWDYSCGNLYPFICYNAHPVRERQILRLQVKSDLSIFDSDVQSAILELVKQKLTENGMMENTTVTWRVKSNGEIFHKKKTDL